Proteins encoded within one genomic window of Bacillus sp. F19:
- a CDS encoding Lrp/AsnC family transcriptional regulator, whose translation MKLSQKETEILELLEENSRLTPLAIAKMVQLSEEETIETIKRLEELKVIIDYSTTVNWRKVDGHEGVTAMIDVKVAPKRGTGFDAIAERIYRFKEVKSVYLMSGAYDLSVVIEGRSMSEVAHFVSDKLSTLDSVLSTTTHFILKKYKHDGKIYEQDDEDRRIVVSP comes from the coding sequence ATGAAGCTTTCTCAAAAGGAAACGGAAATACTTGAGCTTTTAGAGGAAAACAGCAGACTAACTCCTCTTGCAATTGCCAAAATGGTGCAGCTGTCAGAGGAAGAAACGATTGAAACGATTAAACGCCTTGAAGAATTGAAGGTCATTATTGATTATTCGACAACTGTCAACTGGCGCAAAGTAGATGGTCATGAAGGCGTAACAGCCATGATCGACGTAAAGGTCGCTCCAAAAAGAGGAACAGGTTTTGATGCGATTGCTGAACGAATATACAGATTTAAAGAGGTAAAGTCGGTGTACCTCATGTCAGGGGCTTACGACTTATCGGTTGTGATTGAAGGCAGGTCGATGTCAGAGGTTGCCCATTTTGTTTCAGATAAGCTTTCTACTCTTGATTCTGTGCTGTCAACAACGACTCATTTTATTTTGAAAAAATATAAGCATGACGGCAAAATTTACGAGCAGGATGATGAAGACAGACGAATTGTGGTGTCTCCATGA
- a CDS encoding alpha/beta hydrolase, with translation MVTFENKQEFKMKIQGIHVHYELYENPGKPTMVLIHGFLSSTFSYRRLIPYLRTEYRIIAVDLPPFGQSEKSIAFVYSYRNMAKVVIELLKNLQVDDAILVGHSMGGQISLYALKEMPEMFRKVVLLCSSGYMKRSHPSLIFGSYVPYFYLCIKHIMSRQGVRKNLCNVVYDHSLIDQEMMDGYIQPFYDDRIFMALSRMIRDREGDLSADDLKKIETPSLLIWGQEDKVVPVQIGERMNKDLPNSHFFSLKNTGHLVPEERPDFVSERIFEFCV, from the coding sequence ATGGTGACTTTTGAAAATAAACAGGAATTCAAGATGAAGATACAGGGCATTCATGTTCATTACGAGCTCTATGAGAACCCTGGAAAACCTACAATGGTATTGATCCACGGCTTTCTTTCTTCCACATTCAGCTACCGGCGGCTGATCCCGTATTTAAGAACTGAGTATCGTATTATTGCGGTTGACCTGCCTCCTTTTGGGCAGTCGGAAAAGTCCATTGCATTTGTTTACTCATACCGCAATATGGCTAAAGTCGTCATTGAGCTTTTAAAAAACCTTCAAGTGGATGACGCCATTCTTGTTGGACATTCGATGGGCGGACAAATTTCCTTGTACGCTTTAAAAGAAATGCCTGAAATGTTCAGAAAGGTTGTCCTTCTTTGCAGTTCAGGATATATGAAAAGATCTCATCCCTCCCTTATATTCGGTTCATATGTGCCTTATTTCTATCTTTGCATCAAACATATTATGAGCCGGCAGGGAGTAAGGAAAAACCTTTGCAATGTCGTTTATGACCATTCATTGATTGATCAGGAAATGATGGATGGCTATATTCAGCCGTTTTATGATGACCGGATTTTTATGGCTTTATCTCGCATGATTCGTGACCGTGAAGGTGATTTATCTGCAGATGATTTAAAAAAAATTGAAACACCGAGCCTGCTTATTTGGGGACAGGAAGATAAAGTCGTTCCCGTGCAGATCGGTGAACGCATGAATAAAGATCTTCCAAATTCTCATTTCTTTTCGTTAAAAAATACAGGACATCTAGTTCCAGAAGAGCGTCCTGATTTCGTTTCCGAACGAATTTTCGAATTTTGCGTGTAA